Genomic DNA from Oryza sativa Japonica Group chromosome 5, ASM3414082v1:
GCTTTTAGGCTCCTTTTAACATGTGGAGTTTACAATAATTTTATAAGAAATATTATTAGTCAAATTCAATCGCAGTTTATTTTATTGATATGCACACCCTTTAATTTAGTCGAAATTATGAATCCTAAATTAGGAAGTACGAGCGATAGTACTTTATCTACACtcagagaaaaaaagaatgTCCCCTAATACACATCACTGCCGATGAACTCTATTGAAACTGGGTTATCTGTCTCCGAAAGTCACTTTCTCGGTCCTCACATAGAGGCCATTTGGTCTGTGATCTAATGTCTTTGTTGGAAGCGGTGAATACTTTTAGACATGTTTGACATGATTTTAACTTCTAAATCTAACTCTAACAGTGAAGTCTAGAGTAAAGTATGGAGCAATCCAAACCCTATTTTTCccctataatttatttttcatatcaCTTCAGCCCACTTTATCTCCTTCAGATATTGCTTAAACATTTGGTTGGGCTACAATTTTAAGAGAGATGGAGTCAAAACCTtatcatatacttcctccgtctaaaaaaaacttaacctagaAGGTCCCCTCCTAtgacaacgaatctagataaatgGTAGTATAAATTTGTTGTCATAAGGGTCACATCTCCTCCaaagttaagtttttttttaaatggagggagtaagcacTTAATTTATAGTTCAAGAGTTCTTTTTACACGAATAATATAGAGTATCTATATAGTGAGAATTTGAACAAGTTATGTTATGTTTTTAGTTTTTAGCTAATatactagtttatttttttagatctTATGATTACTACACAATCtatctaataaaaaataaaattaaaatgtttAAGAGAGCAGTAGCTCCTATTGCTATACAAGCTCTTGGAATAGGACCTCAAATCCTATATCCCTAACCTAAAGAAAGAACCAAAGAAACCAAATCTATAGCGTTGTGTGtgtaaacaaataaataaaaaaaaaagtccaccGAGACAAGAAAAAACGCACCGTTGCCGTTCCGAGGAAACGACGGCGGGCAGGACAATCCCGCATCCGCCGTGTCCCTTTCCGCCCCCGGCCCGGCCAATAGCccagtgggccccacccccccTCCCCAATCCCATCGTATCCCCCCGCTTCCTCGGATTCCCCTGCCCCCTGTCCCCCCATGTGCCGGCCCACTGGGCTCCACCCCCCCATCCATCCACGCATCCACCCCCCCCATCCGTCTCCATCCCTCCCAGTCTCCCACCTCACGCACTCGATGCGATCCCCCCCATTTGAAATCCCCCCCCTCTCCTCACCGCGACCGCCTCCCCCAAACGGTCACCCCCGCTTTggctctctcttctcttctcgcctcgcctcgccaccGACTCCGATCGagtggggggagggagggggggtttgctgctgctgcgtgcGCGCGCCATGGCGTCCCCCGGCCCCGCCGCGGGGATGCAGCAGAAGctggaggcggctgcggcggcggcggggggaggagaCGGGGCGGAGTGGGGCCGGGGAATGCAGAAGATGGAGGCGGTGGGAGCGGGGGGAGAGGgggtgggggcgggggcggagcaggtggcgccgccgccgaggaggcccGTGGCGGCGCGGAAGGAGAGGGTGTGCACGGCCAAGGAGCGTATCAGCCGCATGCCGCCCTGCGCCGCCGGGAAGCGCAGCTCCATCTACCGCGGCGTCACCCGGTACGGCTCCTCCCCCCTttgccctctccctcctccgtgTCTCGAGTCGCGGAGAAGTTTTACTTGGATGCTTATTAGGGGATATGCAATCGTTCTCTGCTTGGATTGATCTGTGGCGCTAAATCCGTTCGTCAGGTCTCCTTGTATGCTCAAAATGGTACCGTCGATTCGGGatctagatttttctttttgtttactTGGTTATATACGGATTAGCTGTATTCATCGGATTACCTGTTGTGTCTCCAAGGGGACGATCTGAAATAATTAGGAGCTTCGCTTGatctaaataaatataaaagCTAATGAATGATTTTCACTTGACCAGTACATCCAACATCATGCTTGATTTAAGTTGTGTCAAACTGGGTTGACAGGGTTTAGCTCTAATCTGGGTAAGAAGCAAGTTTTGGACCCTTTTCGGTCCAGACAAGTGTGGGGCTCAACTAAAAGATGAATTTTCAAACTATATGTGTATTTACATACTTAAATCTTTTATTTGGTGTTTAATCTGATCCAAAAGTAGTATTTGTTCTATATTGTTATTCAACTGTTCTTGTACCACCATATGCTACTTCTTTCTTAATTTTGTTGTAATTTGTAAGCAAGATTTTAACTTTCAGCTGTTATTATGTATGAATTTGATTTGACACTTGTTTTGTATCATCTATAGGCATAGGTGGACAGGCCGATATGAAGCTCACCTCTGGGATAAAAGCACATGGAATCAGAATCAGAACAAAAAAGGGAAACAAGGTCTGTATACCCAATGCAAATTAGCAGCTATATTTTACATGTTTTGAAAAGTTGACCAAGGGACGTTGGAAGCTAGGTGAATTTTAATTGTATTTCATAGATAATCCATGCACGTCATTTCCTTTTATATCTAGCTATAATTAATCTGATTTAATGGAATTGTCTCTTTTGCATGGGAAATTATCACCCAAAATGGCCCTGCAAGTGCAGTATATTTAGGTAAGAAATCTTTGGTGTTAACTGTAAAATGTGCAATTGTATAAACTTCTTTATCCACATCAATTCAATGCGCAAATACACAGGTGCATATGATGATGAAGAGGCTGCAGCAAGAGCTTATGACCTTGCTGCATTGAAATACTGGGGAGCTGGGACACAAATAAACTTTCCTGTGAGTCATCTATACTTGCTAATTATAATTGGTTTCTTAGCTTCCATTTAGTTCTTCTACAATTATTAACCACACACTGCCTTTTCTTCAAGACCTTcatttggttaaatttaatcATTTATATTTTGCATCACCTGAGCTCAATTTCGAAGACTGATTCTCTTAAGATGCAAATTGAAAACCAAAAGATATCTTAGAGAGTGTTGTACCAAACTTTGGATCATACTAGTCCAAACATATCCTATGCAACTATTGTgtgatgtttgaaaaatctgaatACTCTTGACTATTATATTATGTTCTTTTGTATGCAAAGGTTAGGGATTTATTCAGTTTACACTTGACGATTCGGAGATGGATGTTTGTGTccttgacaaaaaaaatctcttGTTTTCAGAAAATTCATCTCTGAGCATATAAGCGACATTGAAAAATCATTGTCTCAGAAGAATATTGGCAAAACAAACATATGCATACATGCCATCTCTTCAGTTTGGTATCTATATGCCTATACATCTCGATGGAAAATAATTGCGATGTTGCTTATGAATTATTGTACTATGTTTTTTCCATTCTATATTTTGCACTAGTTAATTTGATTTGTGGTAATCTTTTTCAGGCTTATGTTCATTATGTATTTGCTTATTTAGGTCTCTGATTATGCAAGAGATCTTGAGGAAATGCAGATGATCTCCAAGGAGGATTATCTTGTGTCTCTTCGGAGGTATATTTGTGAATTTATAATACGTGCATATTACTTTGTTTCTTAAGTACTAACTGTAAGACACATGCACTGCAGAAAGAGCAGTGCCTTTTCCAGGGGTTTACCAAAATATCGCGGCCTTCCTAGGTACTTATTAGCAATGAGAAATATATTTGGAAGTTAACTCTATGTTCAGTTATTATATTTGCATGCATGTTTGTGATGCTAATTCAGTAACAAGTCTCATGTccaattttcttttctattgTGCACAAACTATCATTGTCCATGTTTTGTTTATTTCGGTAACATTTTCCATCTTGCTACAAATATTTATGGCAAACCAAGTAGTAGTATGTAAAGATGATGCCCTGTGGTATATTACATTAGAAATTATTTTCAGCAACTTCATGTATTTCTGCTATGAATTAAATTAGTAAGCTCAGCAGATTTTTGGAGGTAGATAGCTTAGATACTAAACTACTAGCTCTTATTCGTGTGTCATTGGTCTTCATTTAgagaattttaaaataaagtgtCATTTAGCAAAGATGCAAACCTTCAAGTTTTGCTGAACATTAATTCTTTCCAATAATCACTCGATTGCACAGCCACAGTCCCTCAACTGTACTTGTGATGCTGAATGTGCGTCATCGAAATTCTGTGTTTCCTCACTGATTACTGTTGTCAATGGAAATTCGGCATTCAGTGCCTTCGTTCTTTGTATGGTTACAGCTATCCTGCTTTCTGTGGGATCTCAACCAACCAAAACATAATATTCTCAACAGAATATCCTTTCAGAGGAGAGTGATTACTTGTAGCTGAGATTTTGAAGAGATCGACATACTTGAAATTTCCTTCTAGGATAGGATCCCGACTTAATAGTGTCCTGAGGACCACTAGAAATTAGTTTAGGAAAGTTTATTATTTGGACATATAAAGTAaaactatactccctccatactcataaaggaagtcgtttaggacaatgtttaagtcaaaccttgggaatataaatcattaataactcttaagttgttgagtttgacaatgcaaaaattatatgaatatatttgccttgaaaaatactttcataaaagtatacatatatcacttttcaataaatatttttatagaaacaagaagtcaaagttgtgttttgaagaccatctcgctgtcctaaacgacttcctttacgagtacggagggtgTACGTAATTCTGTTTTACTTAATTATTCACCAGATGTCAGTCTTCGACTAATCATTACAGTGCACTACACTGCTGGACACGTACAGTCACATTGATATAAATTTTATAACTGCAACTGTTGTGACATTATCATGCAGGCAGCTCCATAATTCCAGATGGGATGCTTCTTTGGGACACTTGCTTGGCAATGACTACATGAGCCTAGGTTGTGGTGTCTCCATAAAAACTTCTACACTGCTGTTTCTGGTTAACAAACTACAGAGGAGAAAGACAAATTCTATGTGGTTTTGTAACCAGTCTTTCTATTTAAATTACAGGGAAGGACATCACGCTGGATGGGAAATTTGCAGGAACCTTTGGCTTAGAGAGGAAAATTGATCTGACAAATTACATAAGGTGGTGGCTCCCAAAAAAGACACGGCAGTCAGATACATCTAAAATGGAAGAGGTTACTGATGAAATCCGTGCTATTGAAAGTTCAATGCAACGGACTGAGCCTTATAAGTTTCCTTCCCTTGGCCTCCATTCTAACTCAAAGCCCTCTTCCGTGGTCCTATCAGCATGTGATATCTTATCTCAGTCTGATGCCTTCAAAAGCTTCTCAGAAAAATCTACAAAACTATCTGAAGAATGTACTTTTAGCAAAGAAATGGATGAAGGAAAGACAGTTACCCCAGTACCTGCAACTGGACATGACACAACTGCAGTTAACATGAACGTGAATGGGTTGCTTGTGCAAAGAGCTCCATACACATTGCCCTCTGTTACTGCACAAATGAAAAATACCTGGAACCCTGCTGATCCTTCTGCGGACCCTCTTTTCTGGACCAACTTCATCCTGCCAGCAAGTCAACCTGTCACGATGGCAACAATAGCAACAACAACGGTTTGTTCCTCTTTGGCTCTACTTGACAATTTGAATTAAATCTGTaacatattttcaatttttcttcTTGTGCTTAATTTGATGCTGATTTGTGACAGTTTGCAAAGAATGAGGTGAGTTCAAGTGATCCATTCCATGGTCAAGAGTGACCGTACGAGCTTACCAAAGTGCATGCAGGATTTGCTTTTTGGCTTGGTAAGTAGAGACTGTAGGCATAGTAAATTTTAcattttttcatatattttcttTCTGTGTATCGCCTAAATTATCTGCTTGAAGAACTCAATGCATCACGAGATGTCCAGATTTGCATTCAAATAAGAACATGCAAGCAATGGAAATATGTTTATGTCTAACTTACAAATATCTAAGGATTTATTTTCCCTTGATTGACAGGTGccagtcttgaaaagaaaagaatatacCTGACAATATGACACTCCGTTGAAAGAACACAATGAAAATGAACTGAGACAGTTTAAATCTAATCAATTAAACCAAACAAAAATACTGTTGTGAGATATTTATGtgtgcataaatatttttataatgatGAAAATATGGGATTATGTTGTGTAAGTGGTGCATCGAGTATTTGAGACATGATAAATCAACATTGTTTATGTGCGTGTGCCCACGCGTGGACAGTGCTTTCAGCTTTCCCTCCGTTAAAATATCAGtaacactgacatgtgggtgtCAAATTCTTAATTTACTATAGCTACCCAGGAAGATCCACTTTGCATATGCTTTGCACTCGCAGTCACAGTGATTTTACTGGCACATCCTTTTGTAAAATTGTTAGTTTTATTCCTTTTGAACGAACTAATTGTTAATTTTATGAAAAACAGCACGGTAGTTATAGGACATGTTTGCATtcctcttttctgcttaactgAAACCTTTTGCATATTTCAGGTGGGTGATAACATCCTGCACGTCTATGGGTTTCCTTCTTCCTAGCTTTTGAGGTGACCCGTGAACAAATACCCTTTGTATCCATAGTTCATAAGCCATGAATAGAAGGTAAGAGAAGTACAACCATAGTTATGTAATATATACAGTGCCTAGTGGCCTAGTGCCCCGTTAATGATATTTAGTTATAGAGCTGTCTGTACATATCGCGGTTCTTATTTCAGCTACTTGGTTGGTTCTATAGAATGAAGAGAACAGAAGAACACGAATTTTTCAAAGCTTAATTGTTTATTTTGAGCAAATATGTCCAATGCTTGTTGTTTGAGTTGTACAATTCGAATGATATTTTCTTTATGCTTTGGCTGCGTTCGTTTATCTGATAAGAGTTGGATGAAATTCTGGATACTCGTGGCCggttttcaaactattaaacggtgtatttcgtccgaaaactttctatatgaaagttgctgtAAAATAccagattaatccatttctCAAGTTGGTAATAAtcaaaactcaattaatcacacgttattatcacctcgttttgcgtgaaatacttaatctttatcttcataaaaatcttcaggagattcaaacaccacctttgTCAGAGACGGCACCAAAATATTCGTAATGAAAACAATGCCAAATCATTCAGCTACAAGaatggttaaaaaaatatatacattaaAAAGGTCTTAGTATGACACTACAACCATAGGACTCATATATGGCGCATGACTCCATCAATATTGTTCAAATGTTGGAAGCCATATTTATAGACACATGGTTGTCCTTTAGCAGGAACTAGTAGGCATGCTTGTGAAATTAATGTACACCATCAATATTGTTCAAATGTTGGAGGCCATATTTATAATGTAGGTGCGAagtattttgaaattttatttattaccttttcttttgcttGCTTATAGTACGTACTCAGAACCTATGTAGATAGTCACATGATGTTATACCATCGATTTACCGGTATAGATTTTGGACTCGGGTAGTCGGGTCACTGGATAATCCACCCATAGAGCGCGATTGTCAATCCACTCTCCGGGTGCTCCTCATGCATAGATCCACGCTAGCCTTTTGCTTCTCATATATGTGCCCTTTCTTCGatcaattttgctatatctcactcgaaagtttttttttcttatctctcacttaATTTTCTCATTTAAATTTACAGTGTATTTTCTTGTAATTTATGAAACATACATTGTAACTtttataagttacagtgtaatttttgaatcttcacttgtaagttttgaaatttatattggatttggtctttttcttaaaGATATAGTAATTTAGTATCCATTGTGGTGTTTCTTAGTTGATTTTTGCCTTTTATTGTATCTATTGAATTTTAacctaaagattaaaaatctatGTGATATAATCATAAAAATGATGCATAGGTACTCGTATATCCACCTTCGTAGCGGGGGACTACTAGCTGGCGCATGCGCGCCAGCAGCGAGaactccccctccccctttaGTCCTAACTAACTATATTATTTAATATACTTCACACTAATAATAGTAATTAGGAAAAATTCTggagatttttttactaacagattgaaaattttttaagttagatttgtaaactttcgatttaagttttaaattttaaagtcaaattttaaaaacttttaactcagatttgaaaactttcagcttgagatttgaaaactttcaactcgagaatcgagattcgaaaactttcaaatttagatttgaaaattttgaaaactttcaatttgagatttgaaaactttcaactcgagattcgaaaactttcaagttcagatttgaaaatttttaactcaaaaattaaaaactttcaaactcaaaacatgctaaagataaaaaaaaagtggaaaaagggaaaaaaaacagaaaaaaaaagaaaaaaaaagtagaggaGACGCTCGCGCTGGCGCAGCAGCGCTGGGCCTTCTGGGCCCGAGACATGCGCCGGCGGCGCACGTATTAGCTTTTCCGCTTCGTAGCGTGCTATGTGTGAGAACGTGGTTTACCCCTCTTCCACGCGTGTTGCCTCATGACATTGGCCTCACATAATATAATACATGTTTGAGTTGGACCAGGCTAGATACCGAGGTATATAATAtggtggaataagttcaccaacCATCCCCCAACTTTACGTGGAGTTTGTATGACATCCCTAATTTCCAATACCAGAATTTTTCACCCCTAATACAAAATCGTCAATTTTTAGGTCCCATAATAGTATCTATTATagattggaaaaagtacaccgaaggtccctcaacttgtcatcgagttacaaaatcgtcctctaACCGCAAAAACAGAtatgaccccggttttatcccacgtggtggctgagtcagcgtgggacccacgtgggcaccacatgtcaggatgccacgtcatcaccctctatctctttcccctcctttcccttcctcctctctctctccctcacttATTTCTCTCCTCTCGGGTAGGCTAGCCGGTAGGTGGGGA
This window encodes:
- the LOC4338669 gene encoding aP2-like ethylene-responsive transcription factor SMOS1, which encodes MASPGPAAGMQQKLEAAAAAAGGGDGAEWGRGMQKMEAVGAGGEGVGAGAEQVAPPPRRPVAARKERVCTAKERISRMPPCAAGKRSSIYRGVTRHRWTGRYEAHLWDKSTWNQNQNKKGKQVYLGAYDDEEAAARAYDLAALKYWGAGTQINFPVSDYARDLEEMQMISKEDYLVSLRRKSSAFSRGLPKYRGLPRQLHNSRWDASLGHLLGNDYMSLGKDITLDGKFAGTFGLERKIDLTNYIRWWLPKKTRQSDTSKMEEVTDEIRAIESSMQRTEPYKFPSLGLHSNSKPSSVVLSACDILSQSDAFKSFSEKSTKLSEECTFSKEMDEGKTVTPVPATGHDTTAVNMNVNGLLVQRAPYTLPSVTAQMKNTWNPADPSADPLFWTNFILPASQPVTMATIATTTFAKNEVSSSDPFHGQE